A single region of the Streptomyces sp. ITFR-16 genome encodes:
- a CDS encoding sigma-70 family RNA polymerase sigma factor, with product MRDQHTVDPVALVTAARKGDAAAQDALASAYLPLLYNIVGRALNGSADVDDVVQDTMLRALDGLGGLRTPESFRSWLVAIAMNRVRAHWQSRSAAPGTLEEAAEVADPGADFVDLTMVRLQLSGQRQETARATRWLEPDDRSLLSLWWLECAGELTRTEVAEALELSPQTAAVRVQRMKAQLETARVVVRALDAQPSCQELRAVLTTWDGRPSALWRKRIARHARDCLRCAGMWSGLMPAEGLLAGLALVPLSAGLLALWPARDAGMAPVAATRPLDPAAADGAIPAPPGRHRSSGGHRARGRSTSRADARRRRRTRRRVVGAAVLAACMTGGGLWYASLGPGSGSDGDSSTASASAGPMTDLSASEDSAATSPAPTPSHSASPSPSPSAKKSTAATPSRKPKKSVAPTPRKTAPAPRPSASAAPPAPTTTTAQVVALVNKERAAAGCGPVAEDTQLTDAAQRHSDDMAARDFFEHTNPDGADPGRRITDAGYRWSTYGENIARGQQTPESVMESWMNSPGHRANILNCSFKDIGIGIHNGSGGPWWTQDFGAKL from the coding sequence ATGAGGGATCAGCACACAGTGGACCCTGTGGCACTGGTGACCGCCGCGCGCAAGGGGGACGCGGCGGCGCAGGACGCGCTGGCGAGCGCGTACCTCCCGCTCCTCTACAACATCGTGGGCCGCGCGTTGAACGGTTCGGCGGACGTGGACGACGTGGTGCAGGACACCATGCTCCGTGCGCTGGACGGCCTGGGCGGTCTGCGGACCCCGGAGAGCTTCCGCTCCTGGCTGGTCGCGATCGCCATGAACCGCGTCCGCGCCCACTGGCAGAGCCGTTCGGCCGCGCCGGGCACGCTGGAGGAGGCCGCCGAGGTCGCCGACCCCGGGGCCGACTTCGTCGACCTGACGATGGTGCGCCTGCAACTGTCCGGTCAGCGCCAGGAGACGGCGCGCGCGACGCGATGGCTGGAGCCGGACGACCGGAGCCTGCTGTCGCTGTGGTGGCTGGAGTGTGCGGGTGAGCTGACCCGGACCGAGGTCGCCGAGGCGCTGGAGCTGTCCCCGCAGACCGCCGCGGTCCGGGTGCAGCGGATGAAGGCGCAGCTGGAGACGGCCCGCGTCGTCGTCCGCGCCCTCGACGCGCAGCCGTCGTGCCAGGAACTCCGCGCCGTCCTGACCACCTGGGACGGCCGTCCCTCGGCGCTGTGGCGCAAGCGCATAGCCCGGCACGCCCGAGACTGCCTGCGGTGTGCCGGAATGTGGAGCGGCCTGATGCCCGCCGAAGGACTGCTGGCGGGCCTGGCCCTGGTCCCGCTGTCGGCGGGGCTCCTCGCGCTGTGGCCGGCCCGGGACGCCGGGATGGCACCCGTCGCCGCCACCCGGCCGCTCGACCCGGCGGCGGCCGACGGCGCGATACCCGCCCCGCCCGGCCGGCACCGGTCATCGGGCGGACACAGGGCGCGCGGCCGAAGCACCTCGCGGGCCGACGCGCGACGCCGCCGCCGGACCCGGCGCCGGGTCGTCGGCGCCGCCGTCCTGGCGGCATGCATGACCGGCGGGGGTCTCTGGTACGCCTCCCTCGGTCCCGGATCCGGAAGCGACGGCGACAGCAGCACGGCGAGCGCGTCGGCCGGACCCATGACGGATCTCTCGGCGTCCGAGGACTCGGCCGCCACCTCACCGGCACCCACGCCGTCCCACTCGGCGTCCCCCTCGCCCTCGCCGTCCGCGAAGAAGAGCACGGCCGCCACCCCCAGCCGGAAGCCGAAGAAGAGCGTCGCCCCCACGCCGAGGAAAACGGCTCCCGCGCCCCGGCCCAGCGCCTCCGCCGCGCCGCCGGCCCCCACGACCACCACGGCCCAGGTCGTTGCCCTCGTCAACAAGGAGCGGGCCGCCGCCGGATGCGGGCCGGTCGCGGAGGACACGCAGCTCACGGACGCCGCGCAGCGGCACTCCGACGACATGGCGGCCCGTGACTTCTTCGAGCACACCAACCCCGACGGCGCCGACCCCGGCCGGCGCATCACCGACGCCGGATACCGCTGGTCGACCTACGGCGAGAACATCGCGCGGGGCCAGCAGACTCCCGAATCGGTGATGGAGTCCTGGATGAACAGCCCCGGCCACCGCGCCAATATCCTCAACTGCTCGTTCAAGGACATCGGCATCGGCATCCACAACGGCTCCGGCGGACCGTGGTGGACCCAGGACTTCGGCGCGAAGCTGTGA
- a CDS encoding DUF4230 domain-containing protein, whose amino-acid sequence MTTPLRDLPRRMPFWAKLVTAFVLVLAVLFAGIRLAVLPGIKDLLGTETQDRSGPALLKSIQDMSRFDAASGNFQVVVDLEKDAKYLPDAVRGSRTLYVGAGTVEAYVDLGKVGKNGVTVNKDRTSATLRLPHAQLGKPALDADHSYAVSKQRGLLDRLGDLFSDNPNSEHAVQKLAVSHIGEAAKGSGLTTRAEANTTSMLQGLLRSLGFKEVHVSYGK is encoded by the coding sequence ATGACGACTCCCCTGAGGGACCTGCCCAGGCGCATGCCGTTCTGGGCGAAGCTCGTGACCGCCTTCGTGCTGGTGCTCGCGGTGCTGTTCGCCGGGATCAGGCTCGCCGTGCTGCCCGGCATCAAGGACCTGCTCGGCACCGAGACGCAGGACCGCTCGGGCCCCGCCCTTCTCAAGTCCATTCAGGACATGAGCCGTTTCGACGCCGCCTCGGGAAACTTCCAGGTCGTCGTCGATCTGGAGAAGGACGCCAAGTACCTCCCGGACGCCGTACGCGGCTCCCGCACGCTCTATGTGGGCGCGGGCACCGTGGAGGCGTACGTCGACCTGGGCAAGGTCGGCAAGAACGGTGTGACGGTGAACAAGGACCGCACATCGGCCACCCTGCGGCTGCCGCATGCGCAGCTCGGCAAGCCCGCCCTGGACGCAGACCACTCCTACGCCGTCTCCAAGCAGCGCGGCCTGCTCGACCGCCTCGGCGACCTGTTCTCGGACAACCCCAACAGCGAGCACGCCGTGCAGAAGCTCGCCGTCTCGCACATCGGCGAGGCCGCCAAGGGCAGTGGACTGACCACACGGGCCGAGGCCAACACCACCAGCATGCTCCAGGGCCTGCTGCGCTCCCTCGGCTTCAAGGAAGTGCACGTCTCCTACGGGAAGTGA
- a CDS encoding universal stress protein, protein MRSERPSLTLDGPVVVGTDGTPDAHRAVRWAAGEAASREQPLMIVHATRTESGHPHLSAKGVRQAKDHAAVVLAEAEELAREAAPGVAVSAVPCPYETASCLLGEAGQDGTVVVGTRGHGGFLGLLVGSDALRVAARAKVPTAVVPPRDRAGPAGIVMVAARDERDREAVRLAADLALRRGAVLRVFSAWIFLENVGSMATMFDDPSGLAATESAEVARAVARLREDRPGLEVRHDVVRAGSAAAVLVSATADADVVVIGSRRRSFPVGAPLGHVTHAVLHHAHCPVLLTPLDGR, encoded by the coding sequence ATGCGGAGCGAACGCCCGAGCCTGACTCTGGACGGGCCCGTGGTCGTCGGGACGGACGGAACACCGGATGCGCACCGGGCCGTGCGGTGGGCGGCCGGCGAGGCGGCGTCCCGGGAGCAGCCCTTGATGATCGTGCACGCCACCAGGACGGAGTCGGGGCATCCGCACCTGTCCGCCAAGGGGGTCCGGCAGGCGAAGGACCACGCGGCCGTCGTGCTGGCCGAGGCGGAGGAGCTGGCGCGGGAGGCCGCTCCCGGCGTCGCGGTGTCGGCCGTCCCGTGTCCGTACGAGACGGCGTCCTGTCTGCTCGGTGAGGCCGGGCAGGACGGCACGGTCGTCGTGGGGACCCGGGGGCACGGAGGGTTCCTGGGCCTGCTGGTGGGCTCGGACGCCCTGCGGGTGGCGGCCCGGGCGAAGGTCCCCACCGCGGTGGTGCCCCCGCGTGATCGCGCCGGCCCCGCCGGGATCGTCATGGTCGCCGCACGGGACGAGCGCGACCGGGAAGCCGTGCGCCTCGCCGCGGACCTGGCGCTGCGCCGGGGCGCGGTGCTGCGTGTCTTCAGCGCGTGGATCTTCCTGGAGAACGTCGGCAGCATGGCGACGATGTTCGACGACCCCTCCGGGCTCGCCGCGACGGAGTCCGCCGAGGTCGCGCGTGCGGTCGCCCGGCTCCGCGAGGACCGTCCGGGACTGGAGGTCCGCCACGATGTGGTGCGCGCCGGGTCGGCGGCCGCCGTGCTGGTCTCCGCGACGGCGGACGCCGATGTCGTGGTCATCGGTTCCCGGCGGCGCTCGTTCCCGGTCGGTGCGCCGCTGGGCCATGTCACCCACGCGGTGCTGCACCACGCGCACTGCCCGGTGCTCCTGACTCCGCTCGACGGCCGCTGA
- a CDS encoding DUF6895 family protein, with protein MTSSAAAAPGGTTGTALSVLPRVLRQALGWADAHRSGFVLPPDVLEPHTEVNRTLKPLGELAQLCTTIVRSTAPDTPEHGTARELITFAWEQVHAGDLLLELLRGEPFAAYPYEIYAAFAGYGLRNEGFERLAGTLSGTRGWAHTEQHANRELGLINSELRVGTAPHTDADAVLARTWLGGLCEPWMFEGPSGYALTHTVFHITDWCCFPERMPAGIDAYLRDWLPPWIDGCLESRQWDLTGELLAVAAALPGPPPMDLLDAAWPALAAAQAPSGAVPETGPTLSPAQPPEGDPPPEAARPRDAGPEPDPYPFLACYHSTLVIAFAAALSLKRLTAHPADAAPAATGAAV; from the coding sequence GTGACGTCATCGGCGGCCGCCGCCCCCGGCGGTACGACGGGGACGGCGCTGTCCGTCCTGCCCCGCGTCCTGCGCCAGGCCCTCGGCTGGGCCGACGCCCACCGCTCGGGCTTCGTCCTCCCCCCGGACGTACTGGAGCCGCACACCGAGGTCAACCGCACCCTCAAACCCCTCGGCGAACTGGCCCAGCTCTGCACCACGATCGTCCGCAGCACCGCCCCGGACACCCCGGAACACGGAACGGCCCGAGAGCTCATCACGTTCGCGTGGGAGCAAGTGCACGCCGGTGACCTGCTGCTGGAGCTGCTGCGCGGCGAGCCCTTCGCCGCGTACCCGTACGAGATCTACGCCGCCTTCGCCGGCTACGGGCTGCGCAACGAGGGCTTCGAGCGCCTGGCCGGGACGCTCTCCGGCACCAGGGGCTGGGCGCACACCGAGCAGCACGCCAACCGGGAGCTGGGACTCATCAACTCGGAGCTGCGGGTCGGCACCGCCCCGCACACCGACGCGGACGCGGTCCTCGCGCGCACCTGGCTGGGCGGGCTCTGCGAACCCTGGATGTTCGAAGGACCCTCCGGCTACGCGCTGACCCACACCGTTTTCCACATCACCGACTGGTGCTGCTTCCCCGAGCGGATGCCCGCCGGCATCGACGCGTATCTGCGGGACTGGCTGCCGCCCTGGATCGACGGCTGTCTGGAGAGCCGGCAGTGGGACCTGACCGGCGAGCTGCTCGCGGTCGCCGCCGCCCTGCCGGGCCCGCCGCCCATGGATCTGCTGGACGCCGCCTGGCCCGCGCTCGCCGCCGCACAGGCCCCGAGCGGCGCCGTACCGGAGACCGGCCCCACGCTCTCCCCGGCTCAGCCGCCGGAGGGCGACCCGCCGCCGGAGGCCGCCCGGCCGCGCGATGCGGGCCCGGAGCCGGACCCCTACCCCTTCCTCGCCTGCTACCACTCCACCCTGGTGATCGCGTTCGCCGCCGCGCTGTCCCTCAAGCGGCTCACCGCCCACCCGGCCGACGCCGCGCCGGCAGCCACCGGGGCCGCCGTATGA
- a CDS encoding phenylacetate--CoA ligase family protein gives MFGTALSQLRYGMAILRNRRIRPQDLERIARDLVATLAEFGEPGADSALLPGQAGAVDPAVRRTVTERSLRATARAAARHTAYYRRTFDTLGLDPRTLTPETWDQVPVTPKTALRGLPAAFVSAASSPALMALTTGTSGTPTTVWYSRAEVEIAVAMSTVSAVLGMGLRPRHTVAYAGCSRATLPLLNVEESVTRIGAAFVQIGTVEPAVALNRLAAPLGLRGKAPQITHLTVSASYLAALVEEAEQSGWRAADFGLESIGVGGEPLSDPLRERAAAALGGTLSTSYMMTETVPSGGTPCTEGHLHHTTEFGHLEVLDPVTHAPTRPGAVGIIVQTPYVPYRDCTLLLRYATGDLVRLPENAVGCELGHLPATSPVLGRWSGPLSVEVPTRSVLNLLEAEPEIPLPARYALVDGPSGPRLHVLVRRSPATGLLGRLEERATAQGLALDAVVLHDDPASMPATGPVRADLREQTFEPARPAAVRIASPA, from the coding sequence TTGTTCGGCACCGCGCTCAGCCAGCTCCGCTACGGCATGGCGATCCTGCGCAATCGGCGGATCCGCCCGCAGGACCTGGAGCGCATCGCCCGCGACCTGGTCGCGACCCTCGCGGAGTTCGGTGAACCGGGGGCGGACTCGGCCCTCCTGCCCGGTCAGGCCGGAGCCGTCGACCCGGCCGTACGGCGCACCGTCACCGAACGCAGCCTGCGGGCCACGGCACGGGCCGCCGCGCGGCACACCGCGTACTACCGCCGCACGTTCGACACGCTCGGCCTCGACCCGCGCACCCTCACCCCGGAGACCTGGGACCAGGTCCCGGTCACCCCCAAGACGGCGCTGCGCGGTCTGCCGGCCGCCTTCGTGTCCGCCGCCTCCTCGCCCGCGCTGATGGCGCTCACCACCGGGACCAGCGGCACACCCACCACGGTCTGGTACTCCCGGGCCGAGGTGGAGATCGCGGTCGCCATGAGCACGGTGTCCGCCGTGCTCGGCATGGGCCTGCGCCCCCGGCACACCGTGGCGTACGCGGGATGCTCCCGGGCGACCCTGCCGTTGCTCAATGTGGAGGAGTCGGTGACCCGGATCGGCGCTGCGTTCGTCCAGATCGGCACCGTGGAGCCGGCTGTGGCGCTGAACCGGCTCGCCGCCCCGCTCGGGCTGCGCGGCAAGGCCCCGCAGATCACCCACCTGACGGTGTCCGCGTCCTACCTGGCCGCTCTCGTCGAGGAGGCGGAGCAGAGCGGCTGGCGCGCCGCGGACTTCGGGCTCGAATCCATCGGCGTGGGCGGCGAACCGCTCTCGGACCCCTTGCGGGAGCGGGCGGCCGCGGCCCTGGGCGGCACGCTCTCCACCTCGTACATGATGACCGAGACCGTACCGTCGGGCGGGACCCCGTGTACGGAGGGGCATCTGCACCACACCACCGAGTTCGGGCACCTGGAAGTGCTCGACCCCGTGACCCACGCGCCGACGCGGCCGGGGGCCGTCGGCATCATCGTGCAGACCCCGTACGTCCCCTACCGGGACTGCACCCTGCTGCTGCGCTACGCGACGGGCGACCTGGTCCGGCTCCCGGAGAACGCCGTGGGCTGCGAACTGGGCCATCTGCCGGCGACCTCGCCGGTCCTCGGCCGCTGGTCGGGCCCCCTCAGCGTCGAGGTGCCGACCCGGTCGGTCCTGAACCTGCTGGAGGCGGAGCCGGAGATACCGCTGCCGGCCCGTTACGCCCTGGTCGACGGCCCCTCCGGCCCCCGCCTCCATGTCCTGGTCCGCCGATCGCCCGCCACGGGTCTGCTGGGCAGACTGGAGGAGCGGGCCACCGCCCAGGGGCTCGCGCTGGACGCCGTCGTACTGCACGACGACCCGGCCTCGATGCCCGCGACCGGGCCGGTCCGGGCCGATCTGCGGGAACAGACCTTCGAGCCGGCCCGCCCCGCCGCCGTACGGATCGCGAGCCCGGCGTGA
- a CDS encoding serine hydrolase domain-containing protein produces MTAPQEVHRASAGRPPRDDGESARLLADAARAIDAPGLVIALSHQGRRTFQLGEGLRPGDAPHYELGSASKPFTGLLLAALVARGRLRYEDSAAELLAPGHPVHPGVRAITLRHLITHTSGLRSLPIDFYPQALPRWSTAPYSRYPAERVVRAFLRARPRHRPGTRWHYSNFAVSVLGHTLAAATGTPWETLLRREVLDPLGLHGTRLLPGPPDGPDGDAVGHRRDGTPLPPLDIGGFNAAGAVRATPSDLLTFLEAHLPAAAAPSRPLAAALAEVRRPLLRRGLGHAHTHTLTWFRHPSASGPVCFHAGATLGQQMFLGFRPDTGTAVAAMCGRRVHRADPFITTVHALLTEKL; encoded by the coding sequence GTGACGGCCCCGCAGGAGGTGCACCGGGCCTCCGCCGGCCGTCCGCCCCGGGACGACGGCGAGAGCGCCCGGCTGCTCGCCGACGCCGCCCGCGCCATCGACGCACCCGGCCTCGTGATCGCGCTCAGCCACCAGGGCCGGCGCACCTTCCAGCTCGGCGAAGGCCTGCGGCCTGGCGACGCACCCCACTACGAACTGGGTTCCGCCTCCAAGCCGTTCACCGGCCTGCTGCTGGCCGCACTCGTCGCGCGGGGCCGCCTGCGGTACGAGGACTCGGCGGCCGAACTGCTGGCCCCCGGCCACCCGGTGCACCCCGGCGTGCGCGCCATCACGCTGCGCCATCTGATCACCCACACCTCCGGCCTGCGGTCCCTGCCCATCGACTTCTACCCGCAGGCGCTGCCCCGCTGGTCCACCGCGCCCTACAGCCGCTACCCGGCCGAACGGGTCGTCCGCGCGTTCCTCCGTGCCCGCCCGCGCCACCGGCCGGGCACCCGCTGGCACTACTCCAACTTCGCGGTCTCCGTACTCGGCCACACCCTGGCCGCCGCCACCGGCACCCCCTGGGAGACGCTGCTCCGGCGGGAGGTACTGGACCCGCTCGGCCTGCACGGCACCCGGCTGCTCCCGGGCCCGCCGGACGGACCGGACGGTGACGCCGTGGGACACCGACGCGACGGCACGCCCCTGCCCCCGCTGGACATCGGCGGCTTCAACGCAGCCGGAGCGGTCCGGGCGACACCGTCGGACCTGCTCACATTCCTGGAGGCCCACCTCCCGGCGGCGGCCGCGCCCTCGCGCCCGCTGGCCGCCGCGCTCGCGGAGGTACGGCGCCCGCTGCTGCGGCGCGGCCTGGGGCACGCCCACACGCACACGCTGACCTGGTTCCGCCATCCGTCGGCGAGCGGCCCGGTGTGCTTCCACGCCGGGGCCACGCTCGGGCAGCAGATGTTCCTCGGCTTCCGCCCGGACACGGGCACGGCGGTGGCCGCCATGTGCGGCCGGCGGGTGCACCGGGCGGACCCGTTCATCACCACGGTTCACGCACTGCTGACCGAGAAACTCTGA
- a CDS encoding SDR family NAD(P)-dependent oxidoreductase has translation MSKVWFVTGSSRGLGRAVVEAALEAGDRVVATARSTATLDGLAARHGDRVHPVALDVTDGEAVRRAVRDGLKAYGRLDIVVNNAGYADLAAVEDVTPEDFRAQIDTNFYGVVNVSKAVLPALREQGSGHIFQVSSVGGRIGSVGLAAYQSAKWAVGGFSTVLAQEVAPLGIKVTVLEPGGMRTDWAGSSMSIPPVSAPYRPTVGAFADMLRGASGGEASEPAEVARVIRDLAGRPDAPVRLLLGKDAVMYAGAAERELARSDEQWRAVSESVSA, from the coding sequence ATGTCCAAGGTCTGGTTCGTCACCGGAAGCTCCCGCGGCCTGGGCCGCGCCGTCGTCGAGGCCGCGCTGGAGGCCGGTGACCGGGTGGTCGCCACCGCTCGCAGCACCGCGACACTCGACGGTCTCGCCGCGCGTCACGGCGACCGCGTCCACCCCGTCGCCCTCGACGTCACCGACGGCGAGGCCGTCCGCCGAGCCGTCCGGGACGGCCTGAAGGCGTACGGCCGCCTCGACATCGTCGTGAACAACGCGGGCTACGCCGATCTCGCGGCCGTCGAGGACGTCACGCCCGAGGACTTCCGGGCGCAGATCGACACCAACTTCTACGGCGTCGTCAACGTCAGCAAGGCGGTGCTGCCGGCGCTGCGGGAACAGGGCTCCGGGCACATCTTCCAGGTCTCCTCCGTGGGCGGCCGGATCGGCTCCGTGGGCCTGGCCGCCTACCAGAGTGCGAAGTGGGCGGTCGGCGGCTTCTCCACCGTCCTCGCGCAGGAGGTCGCCCCGCTCGGCATCAAGGTCACCGTCCTGGAGCCGGGCGGCATGCGCACCGACTGGGCCGGCTCCTCCATGAGCATCCCGCCGGTCAGCGCGCCCTACCGGCCCACCGTAGGCGCGTTCGCCGACATGCTCAGGGGCGCCTCCGGCGGGGAGGCGTCCGAGCCCGCCGAGGTCGCCCGGGTCATCCGCGACCTGGCGGGCCGCCCCGACGCGCCGGTCCGGCTCCTGCTCGGCAAGGACGCCGTCATGTACGCCGGCGCGGCCGAGAGGGAACTCGCCAGGTCCGACGAGCAGTGGCGCGCCGTCTCCGAGTCCGTCAGCGCCTAG
- a CDS encoding DUF6895 family protein encodes MSGIQQIHDVGARALGWLYDHRAGFRLDDDPPPEVGVLDRFKPLGELALISKVIFREGVAGSRQADLARKLLDHAWHELLGSGARLLDGQRREPLCPVPMEVYVPFRELGFREPSLEKAVRLNHRLTSWGALEVVPVRRLGLSAMERRFGVEPSMPLDEAYRRTWLAQRPEPWTVEGNIGYDITHTVFHLTDWGANPAGLPDDVADYLALWLPVWLDDWLDLGRWDLLGELLVVDACLPEPTLDPAAWAGFAGAQQADGAMPVMGAMPEGDEESVFDLVYHPTLVAAFASALALSRALSDLAAPAPA; translated from the coding sequence ATGAGCGGCATCCAGCAGATCCATGACGTGGGCGCGCGGGCCCTGGGATGGCTCTACGACCACCGGGCGGGCTTCCGCCTGGACGACGACCCGCCGCCCGAGGTGGGTGTCCTGGACCGGTTCAAGCCGCTCGGCGAACTGGCGCTGATCAGCAAGGTCATCTTCCGGGAGGGTGTCGCCGGATCCCGGCAGGCCGACCTCGCGCGCAAGCTCCTGGACCACGCCTGGCACGAACTGCTGGGCTCGGGCGCCCGGCTGCTGGACGGTCAGCGCCGCGAACCGCTCTGCCCCGTGCCCATGGAGGTCTACGTCCCCTTCCGGGAACTGGGCTTCCGCGAACCCTCCCTGGAGAAGGCCGTCCGGCTCAACCACCGGCTCACCAGCTGGGGCGCGCTGGAGGTCGTGCCGGTGCGCCGGCTCGGACTCAGCGCCATGGAGCGCCGCTTCGGAGTGGAGCCGAGCATGCCGCTCGACGAGGCATACCGACGCACCTGGCTGGCGCAGCGGCCCGAGCCGTGGACCGTCGAGGGAAACATCGGCTATGACATCACGCACACGGTGTTCCACCTGACCGACTGGGGCGCCAACCCCGCCGGGCTGCCCGACGACGTGGCGGACTACCTCGCCCTGTGGCTGCCGGTGTGGCTCGACGACTGGCTCGACCTCGGCCGCTGGGACCTGCTGGGCGAACTGCTCGTCGTCGACGCCTGCCTCCCGGAGCCCACCCTCGACCCGGCGGCCTGGGCCGGATTCGCCGGGGCGCAGCAGGCCGACGGGGCGATGCCGGTGATGGGCGCCATGCCGGAAGGCGACGAGGAGTCCGTGTTCGACCTCGTCTACCACCCCACGCTGGTCGCGGCGTTCGCCTCGGCGCTGGCTCTGTCCCGCGCCCTGTCCGACCTCGCCGCCCCGGCCCCCGCGTGA
- a CDS encoding DUF885 domain-containing protein, giving the protein MTRIFDLCDEYVRRAAELDPVDAGFLGVSLPESGEPATDLGPDGHAARYELITSTLARLAELAPESPQDRPAAEHLRERLDAQRAWHESGEPLRMVRAPFGPVNKLRVSTELLPRQDEADWHCLAARLAAVPSMLTGLRQSLALGLDRAMPAARRQALAMADQAEGCVGAHEQLVAEYGDGPLAGELASAAAAAYRGYADMARYLREQYAPKAAEADGVGAERYRVEARLSLGMDLDAEEAYHWGWAELARIEAEMADEAHRVKAGASVDEAVQILDATSSVEGEEAYLAWLRAKHEQTMDDLEGTHFDIPPQLRTLAVNLSRHSSGAPYYTEPSEDLSRPGSTWWPVAGRQRFAVWNELTAVFHEGVPGHHLQIGAMRLAGDRVSRFTRVHAVDGYTEGWGLYAERLADELGWFTEPGARLGMLIGAARRAARVVIDIGVHLGLPLPDGSRWDFDTARAVLRDRARTPERRLTPEVVRYFGWPAQAISYKLGERAWLAARETAARQPGFDLKRWHTRALDLGPMGLDRLAAELGRG; this is encoded by the coding sequence ATGACGCGGATCTTCGATCTCTGCGACGAGTACGTACGTCGCGCCGCCGAACTCGACCCGGTGGACGCCGGGTTCCTCGGCGTCAGCCTGCCCGAATCGGGCGAGCCGGCGACCGACCTCGGCCCGGACGGGCACGCCGCCCGGTACGAGCTGATCACCTCGACGCTCGCCCGCCTCGCCGAGCTGGCCCCCGAGTCACCGCAGGACCGGCCGGCCGCCGAGCATCTGCGCGAACGGCTCGACGCGCAGCGCGCCTGGCACGAGAGCGGCGAACCGCTGCGGATGGTGCGCGCGCCGTTCGGCCCGGTGAACAAGCTGCGGGTGAGCACGGAGCTGCTGCCGCGCCAGGACGAAGCCGACTGGCACTGTCTCGCCGCCCGGCTCGCCGCGGTCCCCTCGATGCTGACCGGCCTGCGGCAGAGCCTCGCCCTCGGCCTCGACCGCGCGATGCCGGCCGCCCGCCGTCAGGCCCTCGCCATGGCCGACCAGGCGGAGGGCTGCGTCGGCGCGCACGAGCAACTGGTCGCCGAGTACGGAGACGGCCCGCTCGCGGGTGAGCTGGCCTCGGCGGCCGCCGCCGCGTACCGGGGCTACGCGGACATGGCCCGCTATCTGCGCGAGCAGTACGCGCCGAAGGCCGCCGAGGCGGACGGCGTCGGCGCCGAACGCTACCGGGTGGAGGCCCGGCTCAGCCTCGGCATGGACCTGGACGCCGAGGAGGCCTACCACTGGGGCTGGGCGGAACTGGCCAGGATCGAAGCCGAGATGGCCGACGAGGCGCACCGGGTCAAGGCCGGCGCGAGCGTCGACGAGGCGGTCCAGATCCTGGACGCGACCAGTTCCGTCGAGGGCGAGGAGGCCTACCTGGCCTGGCTGCGCGCGAAGCACGAACAGACCATGGACGACCTCGAAGGCACCCACTTCGACATCCCGCCGCAGCTGCGCACCCTCGCCGTGAACCTGAGCCGTCACTCCTCCGGCGCGCCGTACTACACCGAGCCGAGCGAGGACCTGAGCAGGCCGGGCAGCACCTGGTGGCCGGTGGCCGGACGGCAGCGCTTCGCCGTGTGGAACGAGCTGACCGCGGTGTTCCACGAAGGCGTCCCCGGCCATCATCTGCAGATCGGCGCGATGCGGCTGGCGGGCGACCGGGTGTCCCGGTTCACCCGGGTCCATGCCGTCGACGGGTACACCGAGGGCTGGGGGCTCTACGCCGAGCGCCTCGCCGACGAACTCGGCTGGTTCACCGAACCCGGCGCACGCCTCGGCATGCTGATCGGTGCCGCACGGCGTGCGGCCAGAGTGGTGATCGACATCGGTGTGCACCTCGGTCTTCCGCTGCCGGACGGATCGCGCTGGGACTTCGACACCGCCCGCGCCGTGCTCCGCGACCGCGCCCGCACCCCGGAGCGCAGGCTCACCCCCGAGGTGGTGCGCTACTTCGGCTGGCCCGCGCAGGCGATCTCGTACAAGCTCGGCGAACGCGCCTGGCTGGCCGCGCGCGAGACGGCGGCCCGCCAGCCCGGGTTCGACCTGAAGCGCTGGCACACCAGGGCTCTGGATCTCGGGCCGATGGGCCTCGACCGCCTCGCGGCCGAGCTCGGCCGGGGCTGA